The following is a genomic window from Nymphaea colorata isolate Beijing-Zhang1983 chromosome 3, ASM883128v2, whole genome shotgun sequence.
CAGGGATATGCTGTAAAATCGGATAGGCGAGGGGGTGATATGCTTGATGAAAGATTTGATCCAGATGTCTTATCTCATGGAAGGTGCAAAGAACGTTCAGACTATGAAATACAAGAGATGTGGAATGATGCAGCGGATAAGCGAGTGAAGAAGACTTGGTCCAATAACAGAGAAGCTACTCTCGACATTTCAAGTGAACCAAAAAAGACACCGGATGAGGCCTATGAAAGGGATGAGCTAGAAAGGTTGTCTCACAGAAGCAAATCTCCTTATCTTTTCACTAAAACAACCGAGAAGATGCATGAAGGCTCCTACAAGGGGAATGCTCATGAAAGCTTGCCTCATAGGCCAATGGTTGAACACCAAGAGAATCTAACTCAGAGGAGGAAGCCTCCTTTTACCAATGACAAAACAGCAGCCgatatgaatgaaacaaaagacTATGCAAATGCTGAAAGTTTTCCGCATAGAAGTGACCATGGACCGGGTGATAGGCAAGAAGAGCTGGTTCACAGGCCCCCATATAGTTACAAAACTACAACAAAGAAAATGCCTTATAAAGGGAATGGTCATGAATCTTATGATAAAGATAATTATCTTCAGAGAAGCAAGCCTGAAGCAGGAATGCATGAAGATGCAAATTATAGAGGGAATGATCCTAGCACATTTTCTCCTCGATCACCACTGGGTGGTGATCAGCAGATGCTTCACAACAGCAAGCCCTCCTATGCTTACAAAAGAACACCTGAGATGGTGCATCAAGACACATTCCATGAAGGGTACGATCATGAAAGTACTTCCCATCATAGAAGACCGCGGCAGTTCGATAATGATGAAGAGAAGCGGCATCACAGAAGCAAGCCTCCTCATGGTAACAGGACAGCAAAGATACATGTGGATGCGTACTATGATGAGAATGAGTGGGAGATTTTGCCGCAGCGAAATCAATCACCACTCTATGATGATCAAAAGGTGTGTCACAAGGGCAAATTAAGATTGCATGATGATAAACCCTATGATCAGAACAATCATGAGACACTATCGGATAGAACTCAATCTCCATTGGGTGACAAGAAGGAGAAGCTATCTCGTAGAAGCAAATCTCCTCGTCCTTATACTAGAGCAACAGATAATATCAGTAATGATGTTTTGTGCAGAGAGACTGATTACGAAACATTGTTAGATGAAAGTCGATCTGCAGAATGCAGAAGAACCCAGGAGAAAATTGGAGACGGCACAATCCTGAGAAAGGGCAAGCGTAACACATCAGCCCGCAAAAGTGAAGCCTCTGTGGATCATCTTGCTGAACTGGATGAGGTGGACAATGCACATGTTCCCACTGGTTTTGATGTCCATCTGAGGacagaaggaagagaagaattAGACAACTTGAAGGCCCGCATCAAGAATGTGAAGCCTCCTTATGTCATATTAACGGACCAAAAAGTTTCATCATATTCTGAAGATGCGGATGGCCGTAACGATCATCAAAATGCTGATTATCGACCTGCTTCGAACACAAAAGGAGatgcagaaaaagaaatgaagccTAATCACAACAGAATTATAAGGCCTCCTCCATATGTAGTATCAACCAAAGGTGGAAAATCTAAAAATGGTGCAGAGGGCAGACGTGCAGACGTCAATTGTGAACAAGATGATGAAATCTTAGCTGCCGATGATGACTCTGCTTACAGGGTGAGGGCACCAATTGACCGTCCTTGCAATCGTGATAGGGAGGGAGGCCGAGTAAACAGGTTTGACCGGCATAGAGAGGCGATTGCTGAACATGACACTGCTCACCGTGACAAATTTCTAAAACCAGCATCTGTCCGACAGAGGCATCCCCAAGCTTATGTGAATACTGATGAGGATGATGATTATCCTCCTCATCACATGAAACATGATAAGCATAAGCCTACAAGGAGGGTACTGGATCAGAGTGAAGATGGTGTTCATGAGGCTGGGTATTCTCGGAGCAGGCATAAGTACAGGGAGGAAACATCACATGGAGTTGACCTAGTTGATGACAAACCAAGACGCCACCATGGAAGGCCAGTTCAGCATCATCTGAACGAAGAAGACGAGgataaaatcatggatgagcTCTTGCTACATTACAGTCAGAAGGGGACACCTCAAGTGGCAAACGACATTCAAGTGGGAAGCAAGCCTCCTAGCCCACCTATTGCTGGTGTTAGTGGTCATACATCAGCCAGAAGACGATCAGCAACGAGAGCTGGAAGCGATCCTCGTTTAGAATTTAGTCGTGCTCCTAACAGGGCAGTATCACTCGCTCCTGAGCAGTCGCAGTCTGAAGAGAAGGTCACGTTACATGTCCGTGCGACCTCAATGCAGCCAGACATGTATAATGGTCATGTTCATCCGAAGCTTCCAGACTATGATGATTTGGCTGTTCGTTTTGCAGCACTGAGGAGGCAAAGTAATGGCTAGTCTGCTATATGTGCAAACAAATTTCTTTCCACGGTTTGCCCCTGAGCAGAAATAGCTTCTGCTTACCAAGAAAGTTACACATTGTACAGTTCGTTGCTTTGTTGCTAGGAAGTACTCGTCTGAGTCGTATCTTTTACTGACCTGAGCTGTGtagtttttcaaatttcataattcatttCATTGAAATGAGCTATACGAAACTCTAtactttgttctttcttttactATCTAGACAGAAgcatgtgctctctctctctcttgtcttcCAGAGGAACGAGCGTATATACTTGATTAGATCCTTTATAGGAAAAATGAAACTGAATTTTATACACTCTTTCATACATTTAATTGTGGTCGTAGAATcagcaataaagaaaaaaaaaagaaccatgCCTAAGTTTTGCAGTAGACAACAATGCACGACTAAAAGGTTTTGAGTTtgcattcaaaattttatgttagGGGTTTTAGAAAAGCGAATCCAAAAGTCTACCTATAACTGCCCTTAAACATTCTTGTTTTATGTTGTTTAAACAAATTTAATCATTTTCTGGTGCAAGATACCCGATTCTACTAGTCTGATTGTACTCACGACAGCAGAAAGCTCTTAGATGAACATCCTTTCGTAACTTTATCGTAATGCACCAACACTGTTGCATTTGAGTCCACAATGTTGATGAAACCTGAAAATCCACATTCCACTGCTTCTACTTGTTGATACTAGAGCATATCTATGGTTCTTATAGTAAATTGCCTAAAAAACGTAGGAAGGCGTCCGCTGGTCAGGCCCTTTCCTGGTTGTACTAACCTTTTTGATAACAAAAATCGCTTCAATAATTGGCGCCTCACCATTCCTCTGCGCAGCTCCACCTTCGCGGAGCACCTCAATGGATCCGTTGTTATAAGACGTCCCACTTTTGCATGGCCGGAGAACAAGAGAATTTCATGAGCAAACACAAGCAGACGAACTTCTAGCGAGCTGtcagaaaaacaaaactacATGAAACAGCCATGCGATTAGTGCTCTTAAGACGATTCCTTACGGAGGAAGATGCATCAAGCAAAGAATTCCTCGAGCCTCCCCTTCTCAAGGACGGGTTTGTAGCCTTCCCTCACCGCCATCGCTTTGCTTTGCCGGTTTCTTCATCATCTGGAGTCTCTCCTTCTCATTTCTATGAGAACAAAAGGACCAAcagaaatcaaaatcaaagaaaaacctTGCCCAAACACACTTTCCTGGaatctttcacaaaaaaaagGCGAAGGAAGAAAAGGGGAACACATGCCCATTTTGCGAAAAGAATCCTCCGTCGAGCTCGCGGAGATGAAACAGGAAAACGAAAGAGAAAAGAGCTAAATTTTAGACGATGGATGTTTTCTATCGAAAGCGGCTCCAACATGACggaaaaaacatgagaaatcaAGCTCCTTTGCTCAACTTTTTGTTCGACTTGAAAGAGTTGCTTCATAAGCGGAGGACGACCACGATGACGCGCGTTTATACCCCAAACAACGGAAGATGCACATGGTCCTTTCCGCAGCTGCATGTCACCAATTTAGAAACAATTATGCAAGTTTGTGCAACTCCCTACGTACTTAGAGCCGATTTATATTCttaatatacatatttttatttgaaacgGCAACCACCCAGGCACCGAGTCTTGGCCGAGAATAATCCCATCTGCAGTTTCACCTGTTTCCGGAACCACAACCTACATCACGTTCCTATAATTTCACATAATAATCAACGAGGAGATAGTTATCATAAAATGATGTGATGTATGTAGGCATTATACTTAGGGGGCGGCTATTTGGTGATACAAAGACCCTTTTGGTgtggtgtttcatgaatatgatttAAATTTTAGCACAGATTTATGAAACCCTAACACAGTGTTCTTGTTATCAAACACATTCATAGGTTATTATTGAGATAGATTTATGtaagatttataaaataatccTGTTACCAAGCAATCTCATAgattatattataatatatactCTTTTTCGAAAACTctacaaataaagaaagcaaTATTTCATAAAAACATGTATAATTTGCTAAACGCCATTTTGGGAATGCATTGATGGCTTGTTCGAACCAGTTGATTTCAAGCTTGGTTGATCTTGGAAACCCAGATTGAACTCTATGAGCCGAGCCGAAGTTGATTGTTGAAGTAAACCTTCTGTGTGGGGGCAGCCGATACTCCCGGGAAAACTTGTTCCCGGCTGGCGATCTATCTAAATGGTTAGGATATCGTTTCGACATTTTGATTCTTCTGGCTGTACCAAACTCGGTCAAATTCGATTCCGCATCGGAACTGTTTACATTCCTTTACCAGCTTTGCCGGGTTGTCTTGCTGGTTATACGGAACAATCTTTGAACTAGGACTCCTTTTCCGGGGAGAAATCTTTTGACACAGTTTCAATATCCAAACATTTCTGGATAAGTCGTTGAAACAAGACAATCCAATGGATCTTAGTTACCGCTGTAGAAGCGTAAGACTCGGAAAAGCGAGCCGACTCACCTCCGAATCGCTTTAACAAAATCGTGCTTAAGCGGGCGAGTCGTCCGCCATTGAGACCGCAAACAGTTTCCGAAGGCTGTTCTTCTCAGCCAAGGCCATCTTACGGTGGGACCCACGAAAAGAGTCCACCAGCAAATAGCCACGTTTCGTTCCAAGCCAAAGTGGGCCCCACTTGGGGAAACATGTGGCCCACCTTTAAGTTCGGCCCAACCGTTAGCGGTTTCCGGTTctttctccccttctctctctcgctctcgcccCCCTAAACCGCCCGGCAGCCTACAAATACGCGGAAGAGGCGGTAGCGGAGGCAGAGCCGGAGGCGGAGGCGCAGTGGGCTGGTTCGGTTTGCACTGCCGACAGGTTCGCGGCACCACCCTAACGGCCCAGTTCTACGGACGCCGGGCAACGATAAGGGGAGATTCCGGCCCTGCTAGTCACATAATCGCATGAACGCCAGGAGATCTACGTCTGGCGTCTTCGCGCTTGGCCGCTCAGGAACCCGACCCGCGGCTTTCAACGGGGAGACGGCCTTCAGAAAGCTGAATCCGAGGACGAAGCGGACGTGCTTGTGCTCCCCGACGACGCATCCTGGGTCCTTCCGCTGCAGCTTCCACAAGCAGGGGCTCAGACACACGGCGTGGAGGATGGGGAACTCAGCCGTTCGGGTCGACGGGTCGCAGAGCCGGGAATTGGTGCGCAGGGCGCTCTCTGCCACGATCCGCCCGTCGTCGCATCAGCTGCGGCGGAAGTGCGCCTTCCAGCCCCGGCCGAGCAGGTTGTCGGTAATGGTAGCGGCGGGACGGTAACTGTAGAAAGCTGGGAGTGGGAAACTCTGCCGGGTATTTTCCGGCGAAGTTTTTCATGTTCCGGTGCGCGGTTGATTTGCTTCCGATACTGTCCCAACCGTGTCAAGTAATAGTTTTAGCtgtacaaaacaaaacaaaacaaaattgcCGTTTGGTTTTCCGGAGTCGCGAAGAATCGGACCGGTTCTTTGGGGAACTGGGTTTTCCATTTTTGCGGCGAATTTGTCGTTTAACGGAGGAGGAATTGCAGGGACCTCGAATCAGAAAAAAGACGAACATATGTAACCCTGTTCCCTGTTAATCGTTGCTTTGGATTCCTCTGTAAGAATAGTTAATTGCGAAATCCTTTTCCCCTACTTCTTGGGTGGTGGCACGTGTTAAATTATTTCTCATCTTACTGCTTATGGTATTGTTCCACTTCCTTCTTGTTCGCAAAACTCAGGCCATGGATTTCATGACTGATGTCGGATATTCGGATCCGCTTCTCATGCATAATTACTACGGTTCAATACGTAGCGCATCAACATTGCCTTCACATACTTGTTCAATTGCGTGCATGGATTGCCAACACTCAATGTACATACTACTGTGGAACTTTTCTTTAGGAAGTATCTTTTACTCGGGCCTGCTTTTCGTCTATAGTTTTAAAACATGGCCCGCCATTCACAAGTTTCCATATTTTCGTATGTCTGGACAGTACGGAAAACTTTAATATTTTCATGTGCAAGTGTTAGTGTTCATTTTCCCAACTATATTGGTCATTATTTCCAACATGTTAGTATATTCATATAAAAGATAACATCATTCATGATTTCATGGCTCCCTAGTCCTTACTTTGTTTATCCAGCAGCATGATGTCAGACTAATTTGGACTCTGCTTGAAGGGTGCGAGTGGGGTTTTCGTTGGATATGCAATCTCATTTCGCATGCTTCCCGGATACGGATCCTCACAATGTGGATTTCACGGTACACGTTCACTTAGGACTCAAATTATACGGGGACTCTGCCTTGCATCTAATGAAGAGACTGAGAAAGAAAATCCGACTCGCTTGTATTGTCGCGTGCGAGTGACTCGCTTTCAGTTATTTTTCACTCGACTCAGCAATTTTGTACGACACGAACAATGCCAGACGTTAATGAGTGTGTCCCCAAAGCATGCAAAATGAAGAGAAGTAAATGCGCGAGAGTATCCTTTTTGTCTCTATTCCCCACATTTTTAACCCTTCACATAGATTCCGTGATTCCAAGCCCCAATAATTTCCGTGCTCCCATTGAATTGGGAGGTTGAAAGCAACAGCCCAAACACGGGTCCAATCCCATAAATCGGGTCAAAGCCAGAGTCGACCCGTAATTTCGTTGCCTGCCTAGCAATGCCTGCAAGGTTCAGAGTGACTCATACACGATACCGTGCCATTTTTAGGAGATCATAAAATTGCATGGAAACATAGAATATATGGAAGCTATATGTAAATAAACGAAAAGTTGAGCTTCTTTCGGTGAATATTTGATCATTGAGGAGGTTGAGACTACAAAGACTCCAGGAACGGACGGAGTGCAGATTCCCCACAAGGCTAGGACCGTCACATCGAAAAAGTCAACAACCCCTGGTCGTCGCAAATTCCAAGGAGGGTGCGCACCGCACCGCAACCGAAATAGGAGCAGAGCACGAGTCGGGCATGCAGGATAAAGGACCAGCACGAATTGCAGAGTGAAATTCCGAACGTACCCCTTACCTTACTGGTTCTCGTCGCCAGTCCACCAACGCCTGAAGGCGGAAGGCTGCCTCTGCGTCGTCTAGGGAAGATGGAATCGGTCTTCGCGGTCGACTCATTCTCCGAGGGAGACGAAAAGAAATTACGAGATTACCACGACGGCGAGGTGCAGACGGACTCGGAGGACGAGCAGTCGGAGCACGACGACGAGACCAGAGATTTGTCGGCCAGGTGGACGGAGGAAGCCATTAACGGAAGCTTCATCGGTGTAAGCGGCGGGGTAATCACGTCCTCTCCTGCTTCTGCAGCAAGCAGAGGAAGTGAATACGGAGGAGATTCGACTCCGTCCAGCTTGGACGGAGAGGAAACCGGAGTCTCGAAAGGAGTCGTGTCGTTACTGATAGTCACGGACACCTCGTAGATCGGGTTCGAAATGCACACGAAGCCGCCGTCTCCGGACGAGTTCGCTCGGGCGGGAACTGGAAGAGACGGCGAAGTGCGATCGGCAGCAGCAGTGACGGTCGTGGCGGCCTTCGACGGATGGAGGAGGCCGATGAAATGGAGGTTCGTCGGAAAGGAACAGGGAGACTCGGGATCTTCCTCCATAAGCGTTTCTTCCTTGATGGAGAAGAGGAATCCGGGGTTCGTGAAGACTCCCGGCGCATAGAGACCGTTCGGGAAGAGCTTCGGGACATCTTCCAAAGCCGTCGGCGAACTGGACAACGGAATCTCTGCGCGAGGAGGCGAGTCCGCGGCCGGGACCAGCGGGACGGCTGTCGGAGCTGCTGTAGGGAGGCGGAGGCGGGACTTGAGGACGAGCGTGTAGTAGAGCTCTGCAAGGATGAAAAGAAGGAGTAAGGCCAAGAGCAAGACGAAGCTCAAGACGATCACGACCGCTTCGCCCATTTTTTCTTCCGCCTGACGCTAAGCAAGCTACGACAACCGGCGGGGCATGGCAGCGGCGGTGGGCGGGCAGGGCAGAATGGCGGTATTGATGAAGCAGGACCGCAGGAGCATCTTCTAGTCAATCATTAAACTACCCCTCGCGCTCGTCGATCTCTCTCTATGAGGTAAGGAGATTTTGGTAATTCAGTCAGTTACTGTAGTTCTCCAGTTCGCACCGCTAGCCCTCATTGGCGGGAAAGAGGGCCGTTCCGTTCGTTGTTTGCTTTGGGCGTGGAGAGTGGGCGACGGATGCGAGACGGTTTCAGTACGTCACGTAAAGGCTGGTGGGCGGGGATGGGGATGGGGATGGGGATGGGTGCAGTTGGGATTGCGAATCTCAAACAGAAGTTGGTGAGCTTACTTCCGCCGTCTCCGGTGTTCCGTCCACCATTCAGAAGCTTCTAAACACGCGAAGAAGTTCAGAGAAGTCCCATTTTTTGGATCATAATGCTACTACAAAGATTAGGACTTGTTTCCTTCTTCAAAAGTAGACAAATTATATATAGTAGAGGACGATGGAGAGAAAAGGACAAGGCAGGAGCTGGGTTATATCATCTGCTCGAGTTCGGATTTCGGAACCGAGTCGATAATCCGAGTTTTGGAGTTGGGCCTATGGTTTTGACCTGCCGATAAAAGGATCCTTCGGTCGTACTGTTGGGACGTGACGCTAGGAACGGTGTCCTCGAGGGTCTGGGACTCTGGCTCTTGAGCTTTGGCGTACTCAGGTGGCCTACCGGCGGATGTGGCTACTGCCCTCCGTCGTCTTCAGGCTTTAGAGATTGCCCAAAAGGAAGGGAGGTgagattttcatttcttttttcttctcacctttttttcttttttcttctcaccTTTTAAGATCATGGGTTAGACAGAAGGAATGATGGTGTCCTTCGAGGCTTAACTGAGGCCTGAAAACCATCAAAAGGATGGGAATCATCATCATCGGTTCCGGAGGAACAAAAATTAGCCGCAAAAAAAGGTGAAATTGATACTTGTGATAAACAGACTAGAAAGGGTAGGGAATTTTCTCTACACAGACgcgttttatcttttttatgatatatatttttttaatatgccaACAAGAGCTCCATCCACCTGCCTGACGGATCGGACTTAAGAAGTCTTAAATAAAAACGGTTAAAGCTTAATAATTATTAGTACATTTATTGGAAATTGGTGGGATCGGCCGAACGTTAATTGTACTTCTAAGAAGCATTGATTAAGGAATTTCTAAATCAGACACTGtaacatgttttgtttcttctaaatTACGGCAAAATGTGGGGAAAAGGTCTTCTCAAGAAGAAGGAATGAATTCTTCCTcatggaaataaagaaaagttatccaatcacttgttttgaaaaaaaaaaatcacccaGAAAAGCTATCCAATAACTTGTTTCGAAAAAATCACCCCAGGTATTTAATACTTCCATATTTTTGTCCTCAGATATAAGTATTTGGAAAGCCTATTGAGCCCACTTACAGGTTATTTATAAACACCCCTTCAACACAAAACTGATTTTGGGGACTATTTATAAAACACTCCTTCAACAAAACTACTTTTGGGGACATCGAAACTGCCCACATGCGCAATCCAACCTTTTAGCTAGGGCACACATTCCTGAGAATTTATTTCTCCTTAATAACACGTTCCTCGGAAGCAAGAATTCGTAAGCACTCACTTGGCACACCCTACGAAGATCTCTTCATCAAACGTGGGCTTCACTTTACCTGCAGTCACGACTGCAACGGCAAAAGTGAAAGCACCAGCATGTAAGGGTGGCGTCCAGGTATACCTTGCCTCATTGCTTCAACCTGACATTCCTTCCTGTTTTAGGATCACCATGACCGTTTTATTTTTACCATCTGTGGCCCGTTCTCTGCGCCCTGAAACCACGTGCTTCCCATAAAGCCGCAACGACTCTACCGTTCCTTCACTACTCACACCACTGTACATTTAGAACCTAATGAACCTCAAACTTAccatgaaaaatcattttttctagCAAGCATTTATACAAATATTTTCCGATAAATAGAATATATGACTAGTTGAAACAAATTACAGCAGGTGACAGGAAACAggaataaaaacaaagaaaaaaaaatatacccaTTCCTCGGAATTTTTTGCTGATAATAATTCTAACAAAAGGAAGGATCCGGACTGCCACTCTGCCAACAGGACAAATAATAAGACCGTTTTATGAACATATAAACATGATCAGCGATGCTCATCTGCATAGAGGACTTGAAGGAAGAACGCCCTCTTCTATAGAACAAATTGTACAAGATCTTCAGGTCAGTTTCTGTGTATGCTGGGCCCTTTGACGGATCTTAGCATATGCGACAGCACAAGAGCGGGCGTATTCAACCATGGCAGTTAAGAGACCAGGCAAACCAGTCTTCAGACTGCCTAATGACTTCTCCCTCGTTTGCTTGCAGAGCTTCTCATACTTTTCGGCCTCTTCGTCCCACCTCATCTTGCTGGCTTCGACGACGCTTTTCTTCTCTGTTATAACAACATCATTCTCATCACCTCCCTCAGCTCTGTCAGGGTCGATGTCCTCTGGCCCCTTCTTCTGTTTATATTTCTGCAGCCAATCTTGAAAATTCTGAACCTTTCTCTCATGATCTTTCTTGGCATCCTCCAGCCTCTGCTTCTGAGAGAGCTCCCCTTTTTGCTGCATAAAAATAGCATCTACAACAGCGGCAAAGCCTGTTATGGCATTCTTGGCTACCTCCTCTGACAGCTGCTCAAGTTCCTCATTCCAAGCTATTAATAGGATCTTAATGGGCGGATCAACAACTCTTGGTGGTGAGGAAACTTTCTCCTTTAGGCTGCTTTCTGTGGGAACTAAGCTAAGTCGTATCCAATGATTCAGTGCACGTACATACTCCTTCTGATTTTTCACCAGTTCCTCAAATTCCTTTCCCCACTCACTTGCCACCCTGCACAACTGTTCCGTGCGCTTGTGGTGAGATTCACTTGTTTCTTTGCAGGAATTTGAGATATCCAGGTGCTTGAGATCGCCAGAAATCCTAAGTTGATTATTATGACTGACACGCATATTCTCCCACATTTCAGCCATCCTGATACGAAACAAGCAGGTGGACATAACTTAGAACTTGAGAATATGGTTCCTTACCAAAATTGGTTCAAAAGTTTTACTCAGTAACTCATCATTTCGTCTATGGAACAAGGATAAGAGGAACAGCAAACTAAGACAATTAGTGGATTGGTGGATCACAACCCTGATTTTAATATGCGACTAGCTAAAACAGGAAGTTGTCCATTCTTACACTGACAGCAACACAGCACGTAGCTTTTCTTTTACTGATAGAAACAACTTAGTTACTTGGAGCATTATGTTTGTATGTTCCTACAgcctgaaaaagaaactgatGCAATCATGCAACGATTGCCCAGCAAAAATTGGGAGATAACACAGTTCCTCAAAAGACTCCCACGTGCTGTAAAGCAAGCTTAGTTTCTCAGAGGGACTCCaacatgataaaaataatatcttaaaacttaaaaaccCTAACCAATCATACAATGTACCAGCAAAAGCAAATCCATATGACTGCAGGAAGAGTTTAGTGCAAATCAACCTTCAATCACTAGATCATTACTTCATGGGCCCAAGAACC
Proteins encoded in this region:
- the LOC116250405 gene encoding uncharacterized protein LOC116250405 translates to MGEAVVIVLSFVLLLALLLLFILAELYYTLVLKSRLRLPTAAPTAVPLVPAADSPPRAEIPLSSSPTALEDVPKLFPNGLYAPGVFTNPGFLFSIKEETLMEEDPESPCSFPTNLHFIGLLHPSKAATTVTAAADRTSPSLPVPARANSSGDGGFVCISNPIYEVSVTISNDTTPFETPVSSPSKLDGVESPPYSLPLLAAEAGEDVITPPLTPMKLPLMASSVHLADKSLVSSSCSDCSSSESVCTSPSW
- the LOC116250404 gene encoding uncharacterized protein LOC116250404; the encoded protein is MNARRSTSGVFALGRSGTRPAAFNGETAFRKLNPRTKRTCLCSPTTHPGSFRCSFHKQGLRHTAWRMGNSAVRVDGSQSRELVRRALSATIRPSSHQLRRKCAFQPRPSRLSVMVAAGR
- the LOC116250257 gene encoding uncharacterized protein LOC116250257; this encodes MLDELLGRGLSSKCKSLIKLIQSRLDTIRRKRNCTLKILRTDVADLLTRGQEMKAFDRAEVFITEQSRSTAYDMVEQFCASILSNLPAIQKQRECPPESMEAVASLMFAAARFADLPELRNLRGIFSERYGIAATYNAADLHTFPGCAVNQEFAEIFSSKPPSTDKKLKLMREISKDSSIEWDSKAFEERVKNPHASTNVAAGKQLPQLNEGQKHGDDVAHDNGSQDQFPYRNTETPPEYAREKNVRHDPIAADVHQEILSHRKSEQPMEHSRKTTLLYNDTINEKDKRLHQRRNSRKSEPSLHHLKEPDCELDDTLNGNYGRKEQSRRKNELSQGYAVKSDRRGGDMLDERFDPDVLSHGRCKERSDYEIQEMWNDAADKRVKKTWSNNREATLDISSEPKKTPDEAYERDELERLSHRSKSPYLFTKTTEKMHEGSYKGNAHESLPHRPMVEHQENLTQRRKPPFTNDKTAADMNETKDYANAESFPHRSDHGPGDRQEELVHRPPYSYKTTTKKMPYKGNGHESYDKDNYLQRSKPEAGMHEDANYRGNDPSTFSPRSPLGGDQQMLHNSKPSYAYKRTPEMVHQDTFHEGYDHESTSHHRRPRQFDNDEEKRHHRSKPPHGNRTAKIHVDAYYDENEWEILPQRNQSPLYDDQKVCHKGKLRLHDDKPYDQNNHETLSDRTQSPLGDKKEKLSRRSKSPRPYTRATDNISNDVLCRETDYETLLDESRSAECRRTQEKIGDGTILRKGKRNTSARKSEASVDHLAELDEVDNAHVPTGFDVHLRTEGREELDNLKARIKNVKPPYVILTDQKVSSYSEDADGRNDHQNADYRPASNTKGDAEKEMKPNHNRIIRPPPYVVSTKGGKSKNGAEGRRADVNCEQDDEILAADDDSAYRVRAPIDRPCNRDREGGRVNRFDRHREAIAEHDTAHRDKFLKPASVRQRHPQAYVNTDEDDDYPPHHMKHDKHKPTRRVLDQSEDGVHEAGYSRSRHKYREETSHGVDLVDDKPRRHHGRPVQHHLNEEDEDKIMDELLLHYSQKGTPQVANDIQVGSKPPSPPIAGVSGHTSARRRSATRAGSDPRLEFSRAPNRAVSLAPEQSQSEEKVTLHVRATSMQPDMYNGHVHPKLPDYDDLAVRFAALRRQSNG